A window of the Gasterosteus aculeatus chromosome 21, fGasAcu3.hap1.1, whole genome shotgun sequence genome harbors these coding sequences:
- the mllt10 gene encoding protein AF-10 isoform X10 translates to MREAGPRTRWCTATDTAATWPCIKRCELCPHKDGALKRTDNGGWAHVVCALYIPEVEFANVSTMEPIVLQSVPHDRYNKTCYICEDQGRESKAASGACMTCNKHGCRQAFHVTCAQFAGLLCEEQGSDADNVKYCGYCKYHHSKLKHKERDRHKPKHKKISMDMSPSLVLPNILVPDKTYNSGNSGGGVTSLPASSQKRLDDGTARFTTANFQEVSSALGGGPKDGSPADAGKAASEVKNKKSGGVGHVAGQRGGRKSLTSSGKPLPSAVVTMATSSTSASASTGPFHQGLLLTSASKTPSAPSSSDFLSFSDSALRSGGGTTFSSPPSFSSCLVKPCSEGGASEGTTALFGSMMSTNTASAVGGKLYENSHSHTATETTSLGGPAGYKRPQPSSSLPGIGGAAAGGGGDDGVKKKKKGNWRNRFGPCFTTDVKASEPAPSLTLPSSSTANTTVPTSSSSTASTSSSSSSTLTGRPGMVSSSGLGLGAGGERGLGVMGVTGGIQNLRNGSLQSSSATAAGPGVFSGADGSSTGAGAVAAGGAGSELSQQQTTPSLAPPPSPFTATAPLSGTASAHVSGLPASVFNLASSHMFGNRLNPNSAMAALIAQSEASPADQEVGDGGVGSQGFSIRASPKTTPRSPIGGLQIRYDSSGSLPGPGLGLLGAGGGGGEALPPVATSIEQLLERQWNEGQSFLLQQGTQGDVVGMLKSLHQLQEENRRLEEQIKTLTLKKERLQLLSAQLSVPFTSSMTSDMKGGHLGATDSSFSVAAQDGASCGGHSSSGSTSSLSTPPSVSQSPPQLNGVAAAATGPGRLGGVAGLIGALGAGSALGMAGIVGALNGVIQTPPGTTGAAAGATLPVNNGSSSRCFSTN, encoded by the exons AGATGTGAGCTGTGTCCCCACAAAGATGGAGCCCTGAAGAGGACCGACAACGGAG GCTGGGCCCATGTAGTTTGTGCCCTTTATATACCCGAAGTGGAATTCGCTAATGTGTCGACGATGGAGCCCATAGTACTCCAGTCTGTGCCGCACGATCGCTACAACAAG acatGTTACATCTGTGAGGACCAGGGCAGAGAGAGTAAGGCAGCCAGTGGAGCCTGTATGACCTGCAACAAACATGGCTGCCGGCAGGCCTTCCATGTCACATG CGCCCAGTTTGCGGGGTTACTGTGTGAAGAACAAGGATCAGACGCAGACAATGTCAAGTACTGTGGATATTGCAAGTACCACCACAGCAAATTG AAACACAAGGAGAGGGACAGGCACAAACCCAAACACAAGAAGATCTCCATGGACATGTCCCCCTCCCTTGTCCTTCCTAACATCTTGGTCCCGGACAAG ACCTACAACAGCGGCAACTCAGGGGGAGGAGTCACCTCCCTGCCGGCGTCCTCGCAGAAGCGGCTGGACGATGGCACCGCCCGCTTCACCACGGCCAACTTCCAAGAGGTGTCCTCCGCCCTCGGCGGTGGCCCCAAAGACGGCTCGCCGGCCGACGCCGGCAAGGCGGCCTCCGAGGTGAAGAACAAGAAGAGCGGCGGCGTGGGTCACGTGGCGGGACAGCGGGGCGGCCGCAAGTCCCTCACCTCCTCAGGGAAACCCCTCCCTTCTGCCgtggtcaccatggcaacctccTCCACGTCTGCCTCTGCCTCCACCGGGCCTTTCCATCAAG gcCTCCTGTTGACCAGTGCCAGCAAGACGCCCTCTGCTCCGTCCTCCTCAGACTTCCTAAGTTTCTCGGATTCAGCGTTGCGTTCAGGGGGCGGCACCACCTTCTCCTCGCCGCCGTCTTTCAGCAGCTGCCTGGTGAAGCCGTGCTCGGAGGGCGGCGCCTCGGAGGGAACCACGGCACTCTTTGGCTCCATGATGTCTACTAACACGGCCTCCGCAG TGGGCGGGAAGCTGTACGAGAACTCCCACAGTCACACGGCCACCGAGACGACCAGCCTCGGGGGGCCCGCCGGCTACAAGCGGCCACAACCCTCCAGCTCGCTGCCGGGGATCGGAGGAGCcgcggcgggaggaggaggggacgatggggtgaagaagaagaagaagggcaaCTGGCGCAACAGATTTGGACCTTGCTTCACCACGGACGTGAAAGCTTCTGAGCCGGCTCCCTCCCtgaccctcccctcctcctcgacGGCTAACACCACcgtccccacctcctcctcctccaccgcctccacatcctcctcttcgtcgtcgACGCTCACAGGCCGGCCGGGCATGGTGTCCAGCAGTGGGTTGGGGttgggagcaggaggagagagggggctcGGGGTCATGGGTGTCACCGGTGGGATTCAGAACCTCAGGAATGGGAGtctgcagagcagcagcgcgACAGCGGCCGGGCCAG GGGTTTTCTCTGGTGCGGACGGGTCATCGACGGGGGCCGGAGCTGTCGCCGCTGGCGGAGCCGGCTCGGAGTTGTCGCAGCAGCAGACCACACCTTCActagcccctcccccctcgccatTCACTGCCACCGCACCCCTCAGCGGCACCGCCTCGGCACAC GTGAGCGGTCTGCCGGCCTCCGTCTTCAACCTGGCCTCCTCCCACATGTTCGGCAACAGGCTGAATCCCAACTCTGCCATGGCGGCACTCATCGCCCAGTCCGAGGCCTCACCAGCAG atcagGAGGTGGGAGACGGCGGCGTCGGATCTCAGGGCTTCTCCATAAGAGCTTCTCCCAAGACCACCCCGCG CTCTCCCATTGGCGGCCTGCAGATCCGCTATGACTCCTCGGGGTCGTTGCCGGGGCCGGGGCTTGGGTTGCTaggggcggggggaggcggcggggaGGCGTTGCCCCCGGTGGCCACCAGCATCGAGCAGCTCCTGGAGAGGCAGTGGAACGAAGGGCAGagcttcctgctgcagcagggaACGCAAGGAGATG TGGTGGGCATGTTGAAGTCCCTCcaccagctgcaggaggagaaccggaggctggaggagcagaTTAAAACTCTGACCTTGAAGAAAGAGAGACTGCAGCTTCTCAGTGCTCAGCTATCGGTGCCTTTCACCTCAAGCATGACCtccg ATATGAAAGGAGGCCATTTGGGAGCCACTGACTCTTCTTTCTCAGTGGCTGCACAG gacgGCGCGTCGTGTGGTGGCCACAGCAGCAGTGGCTCCACCTCGTCtctctccacccctccctccgtctcccagaGCCCGCCGCAGCTGAACGGGGTTGCCGCCGCGGCAACCGGCCCCGGCCGGCTGGGCGGGGTGGCGGGGCTGATTGGTGCTCTGGGCGCAGGCAGCGCACTGGGCATGGCGGGAATCGTCGGGGCGCTGAACGGCGTGATCCAGACGCCGCCGGGCACCACGGGGGCGGCTGCGGGCGCCACGTTGCCCGTTAACAACGG gagcagcagcaggtgttttTCTACCAactga
- the mllt10 gene encoding protein AF-10 isoform X8 yields the protein MVSSERCLAADDKLPRKKNNMKEMIGGCCVCSDERGWAENPLVYCDGHGCNVAVHQACYGIVQVPTGPWFCRKCESQERAARVRCELCPHKDGALKRTDNGGWAHVVCALYIPEVEFANVSTMEPIVLQSVPHDRYNKTCYICEDQGRESKAASGACMTCNKHGCRQAFHVTCAQFAGLLCEEQGSDADNVKYCGYCKYHHSKLKHKERDRHKPKHKKISMDMSPSLVLPNILVPDKTYNSGNSGGGVTSLPASSQKRLDDGTARFTTANFQEVSSALGGGPKDGSPADAGKAASEVKNKKSGGVGHVAGQRGGRKSLTSSGKPLPSAVVTMATSSTSASASTGPFHQGLLLTSASKTPSAPSSSDFLSFSDSALRSGGGTTFSSPPSFSSCLVKPCSEGGASEGTTALFGSMMSTNTASAVGGKLYENSHSHTATETTSLGGPAGYKRPQPSSSLPGIGGAAAGGGGDDGVKKKKKGNWRNRFGPCFTTDVKASEPAPSLTLPSSSTANTTVPTSSSSTASTSSSSSSTLTGRPGMVSSSGLGLGAGGERGLGVMGVTGGIQNLRNGSLQSSSATAAGPGVFSGADGSSTGAGAVAAGGAGSELSQQQTTPSLAPPPSPFTATAPLSGTASAHVSGLPASVFNLASSHMFGNRLNPNSAMAALIAQSEASPADQEVGDGGVGSQGFSIRASPKTTPRSPIGGLQIRYDSSGSLPGPGLGLLGAGGGGGEALPPVATSIEQLLERQWNEGQSFLLQQGTQGDVVGMLKSLHQLQEENRRLEEQIKTLTLKKERLQLLSAQLSVPFTSSMTSDMKGGHLGATDSSFSVAAQDGASCGGHSSSGSTSSLSTPPSVSQSPPQLNGVAAAATGPGRLGGVAGLIGALGAGSALGMAGIVGALNGVIQTPPGTTGAAAGATLPVNNGSSSRCFSTN from the exons CCTGCTACGGCATCGTGCAGGTGCCCACTGGTCCCTGGTTCTGCAGAAAGTGTGAATCTCAGGAGCGAGCGGCCCGTGTG AGATGTGAGCTGTGTCCCCACAAAGATGGAGCCCTGAAGAGGACCGACAACGGAG GCTGGGCCCATGTAGTTTGTGCCCTTTATATACCCGAAGTGGAATTCGCTAATGTGTCGACGATGGAGCCCATAGTACTCCAGTCTGTGCCGCACGATCGCTACAACAAG acatGTTACATCTGTGAGGACCAGGGCAGAGAGAGTAAGGCAGCCAGTGGAGCCTGTATGACCTGCAACAAACATGGCTGCCGGCAGGCCTTCCATGTCACATG CGCCCAGTTTGCGGGGTTACTGTGTGAAGAACAAGGATCAGACGCAGACAATGTCAAGTACTGTGGATATTGCAAGTACCACCACAGCAAATTG AAACACAAGGAGAGGGACAGGCACAAACCCAAACACAAGAAGATCTCCATGGACATGTCCCCCTCCCTTGTCCTTCCTAACATCTTGGTCCCGGACAAG ACCTACAACAGCGGCAACTCAGGGGGAGGAGTCACCTCCCTGCCGGCGTCCTCGCAGAAGCGGCTGGACGATGGCACCGCCCGCTTCACCACGGCCAACTTCCAAGAGGTGTCCTCCGCCCTCGGCGGTGGCCCCAAAGACGGCTCGCCGGCCGACGCCGGCAAGGCGGCCTCCGAGGTGAAGAACAAGAAGAGCGGCGGCGTGGGTCACGTGGCGGGACAGCGGGGCGGCCGCAAGTCCCTCACCTCCTCAGGGAAACCCCTCCCTTCTGCCgtggtcaccatggcaacctccTCCACGTCTGCCTCTGCCTCCACCGGGCCTTTCCATCAAG gcCTCCTGTTGACCAGTGCCAGCAAGACGCCCTCTGCTCCGTCCTCCTCAGACTTCCTAAGTTTCTCGGATTCAGCGTTGCGTTCAGGGGGCGGCACCACCTTCTCCTCGCCGCCGTCTTTCAGCAGCTGCCTGGTGAAGCCGTGCTCGGAGGGCGGCGCCTCGGAGGGAACCACGGCACTCTTTGGCTCCATGATGTCTACTAACACGGCCTCCGCAG TGGGCGGGAAGCTGTACGAGAACTCCCACAGTCACACGGCCACCGAGACGACCAGCCTCGGGGGGCCCGCCGGCTACAAGCGGCCACAACCCTCCAGCTCGCTGCCGGGGATCGGAGGAGCcgcggcgggaggaggaggggacgatggggtgaagaagaagaagaagggcaaCTGGCGCAACAGATTTGGACCTTGCTTCACCACGGACGTGAAAGCTTCTGAGCCGGCTCCCTCCCtgaccctcccctcctcctcgacGGCTAACACCACcgtccccacctcctcctcctccaccgcctccacatcctcctcttcgtcgtcgACGCTCACAGGCCGGCCGGGCATGGTGTCCAGCAGTGGGTTGGGGttgggagcaggaggagagagggggctcGGGGTCATGGGTGTCACCGGTGGGATTCAGAACCTCAGGAATGGGAGtctgcagagcagcagcgcgACAGCGGCCGGGCCAG GGGTTTTCTCTGGTGCGGACGGGTCATCGACGGGGGCCGGAGCTGTCGCCGCTGGCGGAGCCGGCTCGGAGTTGTCGCAGCAGCAGACCACACCTTCActagcccctcccccctcgccatTCACTGCCACCGCACCCCTCAGCGGCACCGCCTCGGCACAC GTGAGCGGTCTGCCGGCCTCCGTCTTCAACCTGGCCTCCTCCCACATGTTCGGCAACAGGCTGAATCCCAACTCTGCCATGGCGGCACTCATCGCCCAGTCCGAGGCCTCACCAGCAG atcagGAGGTGGGAGACGGCGGCGTCGGATCTCAGGGCTTCTCCATAAGAGCTTCTCCCAAGACCACCCCGCG CTCTCCCATTGGCGGCCTGCAGATCCGCTATGACTCCTCGGGGTCGTTGCCGGGGCCGGGGCTTGGGTTGCTaggggcggggggaggcggcggggaGGCGTTGCCCCCGGTGGCCACCAGCATCGAGCAGCTCCTGGAGAGGCAGTGGAACGAAGGGCAGagcttcctgctgcagcagggaACGCAAGGAGATG TGGTGGGCATGTTGAAGTCCCTCcaccagctgcaggaggagaaccggaggctggaggagcagaTTAAAACTCTGACCTTGAAGAAAGAGAGACTGCAGCTTCTCAGTGCTCAGCTATCGGTGCCTTTCACCTCAAGCATGACCtccg ATATGAAAGGAGGCCATTTGGGAGCCACTGACTCTTCTTTCTCAGTGGCTGCACAG gacgGCGCGTCGTGTGGTGGCCACAGCAGCAGTGGCTCCACCTCGTCtctctccacccctccctccgtctcccagaGCCCGCCGCAGCTGAACGGGGTTGCCGCCGCGGCAACCGGCCCCGGCCGGCTGGGCGGGGTGGCGGGGCTGATTGGTGCTCTGGGCGCAGGCAGCGCACTGGGCATGGCGGGAATCGTCGGGGCGCTGAACGGCGTGATCCAGACGCCGCCGGGCACCACGGGGGCGGCTGCGGGCGCCACGTTGCCCGTTAACAACGG gagcagcagcaggtgttttTCTACCAactga
- the mllt10 gene encoding protein AF-10 isoform X9 yields MVSSERCLAADDKLPRKKNNMKEMIGGCCVCSDERGWAENPLVYCDGHGCNVAVHQACYGIVQVPTGPWFCRKCESQERAARVRCELCPHKDGALKRTDNGGWAHVVCALYIPEVEFANVSTMEPIVLQSVPHDRYNKTCYICEDQGRESKAASGACMTCNKHGCRQAFHVTCAQFAGLLCEEQGSDADNVKYCGYCKYHHSKLKHKERDRHKPKHKKISMDMSPSLVLPNILVPDKTYNSGNSGGGVTSLPASSQKRLDDGTARFTTANFQEVSSALGGGPKDGSPADAGKAASEVKNKKSGGVGHVAGQRGGRKSLTSSGKPLPSAVVTMATSSTSASASTGPFHQGLLLTSASKTPSAPSSSDFLSFSDSALRSGGGTTFSSPPSFSSCLVKPCSEGGASEGTTALFGSMMSTNTASAVGGKLYENSHSHTATETTSLGGPAGYKRPQPSSSLPGIGGAAAGGGGDDGVKKKKKGNWRNRFGPCFTTDVKASEPAPSLTLPSSSTANTTVPTSSSSTASTSSSSSSTLTGRPGMVSSSGLGLGAGGERGLGVMGVTGGIQNLRNGSLQSSSATAAGPGVFSGADGSSTGAGAVAAGGAGSELSQQQTTPSLAPPPSPFTATAPLSGTASAHVSGLPASVFNLASSHMFGNRLNPNSAMAALIAQSEASPADQEVGDGGVGSQGFSIRASPKTTPRSPIGGLQIRYDSSGSLPGPGLGLLGAGGGGGEALPPVATSIEQLLERQWNEGQSFLLQQGTQGDVVGMLKSLHQLQEENRRLEEQIKTLTLKKERLQLLSAQLSVPFTSSMTSDMKGGHLGATDSSFSVAAQEQQQVFFYQLMQQQQQDLQQLQSLSSSAQIPSIPLSCPQLPVGNLLPSAQSQGQGTITANPFLAMQHAHGDVHASGAQKARLAEKAVGVAGQEKT; encoded by the exons CCTGCTACGGCATCGTGCAGGTGCCCACTGGTCCCTGGTTCTGCAGAAAGTGTGAATCTCAGGAGCGAGCGGCCCGTGTG AGATGTGAGCTGTGTCCCCACAAAGATGGAGCCCTGAAGAGGACCGACAACGGAG GCTGGGCCCATGTAGTTTGTGCCCTTTATATACCCGAAGTGGAATTCGCTAATGTGTCGACGATGGAGCCCATAGTACTCCAGTCTGTGCCGCACGATCGCTACAACAAG acatGTTACATCTGTGAGGACCAGGGCAGAGAGAGTAAGGCAGCCAGTGGAGCCTGTATGACCTGCAACAAACATGGCTGCCGGCAGGCCTTCCATGTCACATG CGCCCAGTTTGCGGGGTTACTGTGTGAAGAACAAGGATCAGACGCAGACAATGTCAAGTACTGTGGATATTGCAAGTACCACCACAGCAAATTG AAACACAAGGAGAGGGACAGGCACAAACCCAAACACAAGAAGATCTCCATGGACATGTCCCCCTCCCTTGTCCTTCCTAACATCTTGGTCCCGGACAAG ACCTACAACAGCGGCAACTCAGGGGGAGGAGTCACCTCCCTGCCGGCGTCCTCGCAGAAGCGGCTGGACGATGGCACCGCCCGCTTCACCACGGCCAACTTCCAAGAGGTGTCCTCCGCCCTCGGCGGTGGCCCCAAAGACGGCTCGCCGGCCGACGCCGGCAAGGCGGCCTCCGAGGTGAAGAACAAGAAGAGCGGCGGCGTGGGTCACGTGGCGGGACAGCGGGGCGGCCGCAAGTCCCTCACCTCCTCAGGGAAACCCCTCCCTTCTGCCgtggtcaccatggcaacctccTCCACGTCTGCCTCTGCCTCCACCGGGCCTTTCCATCAAG gcCTCCTGTTGACCAGTGCCAGCAAGACGCCCTCTGCTCCGTCCTCCTCAGACTTCCTAAGTTTCTCGGATTCAGCGTTGCGTTCAGGGGGCGGCACCACCTTCTCCTCGCCGCCGTCTTTCAGCAGCTGCCTGGTGAAGCCGTGCTCGGAGGGCGGCGCCTCGGAGGGAACCACGGCACTCTTTGGCTCCATGATGTCTACTAACACGGCCTCCGCAG TGGGCGGGAAGCTGTACGAGAACTCCCACAGTCACACGGCCACCGAGACGACCAGCCTCGGGGGGCCCGCCGGCTACAAGCGGCCACAACCCTCCAGCTCGCTGCCGGGGATCGGAGGAGCcgcggcgggaggaggaggggacgatggggtgaagaagaagaagaagggcaaCTGGCGCAACAGATTTGGACCTTGCTTCACCACGGACGTGAAAGCTTCTGAGCCGGCTCCCTCCCtgaccctcccctcctcctcgacGGCTAACACCACcgtccccacctcctcctcctccaccgcctccacatcctcctcttcgtcgtcgACGCTCACAGGCCGGCCGGGCATGGTGTCCAGCAGTGGGTTGGGGttgggagcaggaggagagagggggctcGGGGTCATGGGTGTCACCGGTGGGATTCAGAACCTCAGGAATGGGAGtctgcagagcagcagcgcgACAGCGGCCGGGCCAG GGGTTTTCTCTGGTGCGGACGGGTCATCGACGGGGGCCGGAGCTGTCGCCGCTGGCGGAGCCGGCTCGGAGTTGTCGCAGCAGCAGACCACACCTTCActagcccctcccccctcgccatTCACTGCCACCGCACCCCTCAGCGGCACCGCCTCGGCACAC GTGAGCGGTCTGCCGGCCTCCGTCTTCAACCTGGCCTCCTCCCACATGTTCGGCAACAGGCTGAATCCCAACTCTGCCATGGCGGCACTCATCGCCCAGTCCGAGGCCTCACCAGCAG atcagGAGGTGGGAGACGGCGGCGTCGGATCTCAGGGCTTCTCCATAAGAGCTTCTCCCAAGACCACCCCGCG CTCTCCCATTGGCGGCCTGCAGATCCGCTATGACTCCTCGGGGTCGTTGCCGGGGCCGGGGCTTGGGTTGCTaggggcggggggaggcggcggggaGGCGTTGCCCCCGGTGGCCACCAGCATCGAGCAGCTCCTGGAGAGGCAGTGGAACGAAGGGCAGagcttcctgctgcagcagggaACGCAAGGAGATG TGGTGGGCATGTTGAAGTCCCTCcaccagctgcaggaggagaaccggaggctggaggagcagaTTAAAACTCTGACCTTGAAGAAAGAGAGACTGCAGCTTCTCAGTGCTCAGCTATCGGTGCCTTTCACCTCAAGCATGACCtccg ATATGAAAGGAGGCCATTTGGGAGCCACTGACTCTTCTTTCTCAGTGGCTGCACAG gagcagcagcaggtgttttTCTACCAactgatgcagcagcagcagcaggacctccagcagctgcaatccctctcctcctctgcccagATTCCCTCCATCCCGCTCTCCTGCCCTCAGCTGCCCGTCGGCAACCTGCTGCCCAGCGCCCAGAGCCAGGGCCAAGGCACCATCACCGCCAACCCCTTCCTGGCGATGCAGCACGCACACGGTGACGTGCACGCCTCGGGGGCTCAGAAGGCGCGGCTGGCTGAGAAGGCCGTGGGCGTCGCGGGGCAAGAGAAGACATGA
- the mllt10 gene encoding protein AF-10 isoform X6 translates to MVSSERCLAADDKLPRKKNNMKEMIGGCCVCSDERGWAENPLVYCDGHGCNVAVHQACYGIVQVPTGPWFCRKCESQERAARVRCELCPHKDGALKRTDNGGWAHVVCALYIPEVEFANVSTMEPIVLQSVPHDRYNKTCYICEDQGRESKAASGACMTCNKHGCRQAFHVTCAQFAGLLCEEQGSDADNVKYCGYCKYHHSKLRRSRGRGSMCQLSGSSSQCVERPPDMDKKKHKERDRHKPKHKKISMDMSPSLVLPNILVPDKTYNSGNSGGGVTSLPASSQKRLDDGTARFTTANFQEVSSALGGGPKDGSPADAGKAASEVKNKKSGGVGHVAGQRGGRKSLTSSGKPLPSAVVTMATSSTSASASTGPFHQGLLLTSASKTPSAPSSSDFLSFSDSALRSGGGTTFSSPPSFSSCLVKPCSEGGASEGTTALFGSMMSTNTASAVGGKLYENSHSHTATETTSLGGPAGYKRPQPSSSLPGIGGAAAGGGGDDGVKKKKKGNWRNRFGPCFTTDVKASEPAPSLTLPSSSTANTTVPTSSSSTASTSSSSSSTLTGRPGMVSSSGLGLGAGGERGLGVMGVTGGIQNLRNGSLQSSSATAAGPGVFSGADGSSTGAGAVAAGGAGSELSQQQTTPSLAPPPSPFTATAPLSGTASAHVSGLPASVFNLASSHMFGNRLNPNSAMAALIAQSEASPADQEVGDGGVGSQGFSIRASPKTTPRSPIGGLQIRYDSSGSLPGPGLGLLGAGGGGGEALPPVATSIEQLLERQWNEGQSFLLQQGTQGDVVGMLKSLHQLQEENRRLEEQIKTLTLKKERLQLLSAQLSVPFTSSMTSDMKGGHLGATDSSFSVAAQDGASCGGHSSSGSTSSLSTPPSVSQSPPQLNGVAAAATGPGRLGGVAGLIGALGAGSALGMAGIVGALNGVIQTPPGTTGAAAGATLPVNNGSSSRCFSTN, encoded by the exons CCTGCTACGGCATCGTGCAGGTGCCCACTGGTCCCTGGTTCTGCAGAAAGTGTGAATCTCAGGAGCGAGCGGCCCGTGTG AGATGTGAGCTGTGTCCCCACAAAGATGGAGCCCTGAAGAGGACCGACAACGGAG GCTGGGCCCATGTAGTTTGTGCCCTTTATATACCCGAAGTGGAATTCGCTAATGTGTCGACGATGGAGCCCATAGTACTCCAGTCTGTGCCGCACGATCGCTACAACAAG acatGTTACATCTGTGAGGACCAGGGCAGAGAGAGTAAGGCAGCCAGTGGAGCCTGTATGACCTGCAACAAACATGGCTGCCGGCAGGCCTTCCATGTCACATG CGCCCAGTTTGCGGGGTTACTGTGTGAAGAACAAGGATCAGACGCAGACAATGTCAAGTACTGTGGATATTGCAAGTACCACCACAGCAAATTG CGAAGGAGCAGGGGCCGTGGTAGTATGTGTCAATTAAGTGGCTCTTCCTCTCAGTGTGTGGAGAGACCCCCGGACATGGACAAGAAG AAACACAAGGAGAGGGACAGGCACAAACCCAAACACAAGAAGATCTCCATGGACATGTCCCCCTCCCTTGTCCTTCCTAACATCTTGGTCCCGGACAAG ACCTACAACAGCGGCAACTCAGGGGGAGGAGTCACCTCCCTGCCGGCGTCCTCGCAGAAGCGGCTGGACGATGGCACCGCCCGCTTCACCACGGCCAACTTCCAAGAGGTGTCCTCCGCCCTCGGCGGTGGCCCCAAAGACGGCTCGCCGGCCGACGCCGGCAAGGCGGCCTCCGAGGTGAAGAACAAGAAGAGCGGCGGCGTGGGTCACGTGGCGGGACAGCGGGGCGGCCGCAAGTCCCTCACCTCCTCAGGGAAACCCCTCCCTTCTGCCgtggtcaccatggcaacctccTCCACGTCTGCCTCTGCCTCCACCGGGCCTTTCCATCAAG gcCTCCTGTTGACCAGTGCCAGCAAGACGCCCTCTGCTCCGTCCTCCTCAGACTTCCTAAGTTTCTCGGATTCAGCGTTGCGTTCAGGGGGCGGCACCACCTTCTCCTCGCCGCCGTCTTTCAGCAGCTGCCTGGTGAAGCCGTGCTCGGAGGGCGGCGCCTCGGAGGGAACCACGGCACTCTTTGGCTCCATGATGTCTACTAACACGGCCTCCGCAG TGGGCGGGAAGCTGTACGAGAACTCCCACAGTCACACGGCCACCGAGACGACCAGCCTCGGGGGGCCCGCCGGCTACAAGCGGCCACAACCCTCCAGCTCGCTGCCGGGGATCGGAGGAGCcgcggcgggaggaggaggggacgatggggtgaagaagaagaagaagggcaaCTGGCGCAACAGATTTGGACCTTGCTTCACCACGGACGTGAAAGCTTCTGAGCCGGCTCCCTCCCtgaccctcccctcctcctcgacGGCTAACACCACcgtccccacctcctcctcctccaccgcctccacatcctcctcttcgtcgtcgACGCTCACAGGCCGGCCGGGCATGGTGTCCAGCAGTGGGTTGGGGttgggagcaggaggagagagggggctcGGGGTCATGGGTGTCACCGGTGGGATTCAGAACCTCAGGAATGGGAGtctgcagagcagcagcgcgACAGCGGCCGGGCCAG GGGTTTTCTCTGGTGCGGACGGGTCATCGACGGGGGCCGGAGCTGTCGCCGCTGGCGGAGCCGGCTCGGAGTTGTCGCAGCAGCAGACCACACCTTCActagcccctcccccctcgccatTCACTGCCACCGCACCCCTCAGCGGCACCGCCTCGGCACAC GTGAGCGGTCTGCCGGCCTCCGTCTTCAACCTGGCCTCCTCCCACATGTTCGGCAACAGGCTGAATCCCAACTCTGCCATGGCGGCACTCATCGCCCAGTCCGAGGCCTCACCAGCAG atcagGAGGTGGGAGACGGCGGCGTCGGATCTCAGGGCTTCTCCATAAGAGCTTCTCCCAAGACCACCCCGCG CTCTCCCATTGGCGGCCTGCAGATCCGCTATGACTCCTCGGGGTCGTTGCCGGGGCCGGGGCTTGGGTTGCTaggggcggggggaggcggcggggaGGCGTTGCCCCCGGTGGCCACCAGCATCGAGCAGCTCCTGGAGAGGCAGTGGAACGAAGGGCAGagcttcctgctgcagcagggaACGCAAGGAGATG TGGTGGGCATGTTGAAGTCCCTCcaccagctgcaggaggagaaccggaggctggaggagcagaTTAAAACTCTGACCTTGAAGAAAGAGAGACTGCAGCTTCTCAGTGCTCAGCTATCGGTGCCTTTCACCTCAAGCATGACCtccg ATATGAAAGGAGGCCATTTGGGAGCCACTGACTCTTCTTTCTCAGTGGCTGCACAG gacgGCGCGTCGTGTGGTGGCCACAGCAGCAGTGGCTCCACCTCGTCtctctccacccctccctccgtctcccagaGCCCGCCGCAGCTGAACGGGGTTGCCGCCGCGGCAACCGGCCCCGGCCGGCTGGGCGGGGTGGCGGGGCTGATTGGTGCTCTGGGCGCAGGCAGCGCACTGGGCATGGCGGGAATCGTCGGGGCGCTGAACGGCGTGATCCAGACGCCGCCGGGCACCACGGGGGCGGCTGCGGGCGCCACGTTGCCCGTTAACAACGG gagcagcagcaggtgttttTCTACCAactga